ACATGCAACAATGAAAATCAAGAATATCAGCAAAGCAACATACCGCATATCAACCACCCAGGCATATCCTGCAATTCTTAGGCAAGGACTTATCATGCTTCCTATGGATGCAGCACAAAGTCTTTGAGCCCCTGAAACTGGCACACAGATCATAGATGAGCTTCATCACATTCTTCCCATCATCAATGATGCTGCGGGCTGTCTTCCTTATCCTATCTTTCTCGGCAATCGTAAAATTAATCTCCGCGCCCCTTTTGTCCTTCAGATACTGCGAGACAGCAGCCTCTGTGATGCCAAGCAATCGGGCTGCGTCCTTCTGCTTGAGCTGGAAATCATGCACAAATGACTTGGCAAGGGCTTTCCTGATAGAAGGAAGAAGATACCAGACTTCAATCTCCTGAGGCATGACATGAGTCATTTTACAATCGTTAAGTATGAGGTCATTTAAATAATTTACCATAGTTAAGCAACATATTTTACAATATTCAGGCAGCATATGCGCCTACGGAGGAGGAAAATTTTTATAGACATATACAATCCAGTGAAACATGCTAAAAATAAAAGATATTAAGTTCATAGAGCAGGATGGAAAAGTGAAAGTGACAGTGTATAACCTGTTCTACAAAGAATTCAACAAAGAAGAGCTGGATGAGATAGGTGATTACCAAATAAAAGAGAACAGGATAAGCATAGGAAATCTTGATGATGATGCAGCCTCGAAAAGATTCATGCGATTCTTCCGCAGGCATAAGACAGAACTTCAGTTTTCTCTGAATGGGAATAAAGCAGTATATGTCGATGAGGATCTTGGCTTGCCTTTGATTGGACTTAATTTCCTGGGCATTGTTGACAAGGGAAGCGAGATGATAGAGGTCAAGCCCATCACGAACTGCAATGCAGACTGCAGTTTTTGCTCAGTGAATGAAGGCTGTTCCTCCAATAAGCAAGCTGATTTTGTTGTTGATGTTGATTATCTGATTGCTGAGACTGTCAAGCTGCTTGAATTCAAGGGAACACCGGTGAGCATATGGATAAACCCCCACGGAGAGCCCACACTATATGCAAAACTGGCGCTTTATTGCGATGAGATGCTCTCACATGAGCTTGTCTCTGATATACACATCGTGACAAATGGAGTATTGTTCAACTCTCCGCTGACAGACTGCTTATCTGACATTGCAGAGAGATACGGCAAAGAGATAAAGATCTCGGTTTCTATGTCAGGTGTCGGTGTGGAGAGACAGGAGAAGAGCAAGCATAACAAGAACGGCTTCATGACATCAAAACTGATGATGGGCTCTGGCTATAATATTGATGTGGTCCTCAAGAATCTCAATTATGCAAAGGAAAGGCTTCCGGTCATGATAACACCAGTATGGGTCAATGGGATGAATGATGACGACATCAAGAAACTTGCGCTGTTAGGCAAGAAACTCGGCCTTGAGGTGTCTATCCAGAAATTCTGCAAGAACAAACGCGGCAGGAATCCTGCTCCGGAGATCAGCTGGGATGAATTCTTTGAAAACATGAAAAAGCTTGAGGAGGAGACTGGAGTCAAGCTCTTGAAGCCTCTTGGCAAAATAAAGGAGACAAAAGAGCTCCCGATGGTCTGCAGGAAAGGTGATAAGGTGCAGGTGCAGGTCCTGTGCGGGGGGAGATATCTGAATGAGAGAATCGGTGCTCTTGATGGGAGAGCCATCTCTTTGATCGGATGTTCAAAAGACAAAGGGACAATTAAGGCAACAATACTGCAGGCAAAGCATAATCTCTATCTAGGGAAGTGCTAGACACCCCATAAAGGGTTTGATTTCCTCATGATATCAGCAATCTCTTTGAGAAGCGCTATCTCAGCGGGCTTCAGGAGCGATTTGAGGTCCTTCAGCTTCCTGAAATCCTCCTCTGGGATGAAAGAATAAAGTATATCTCGTTCATTTATCTGCCTTCCCACTGTGACGCCTTCATAGGCGACTGCGACCTGCTTGCCCCTGTCAGCAGAAGAGATTGTCTTGGATTCTAATTGCAGTGATTTTATTGTTGTGAATGGCTTTCCATCAGGCTTCATCAATTGCATGCCTGACTTCACAGTGCCTTCAGTGACTTCAGTGCCGACAATCGCAGGATTGTTCTGGCGGAACACATAACCTGCCATCAGCATCAGCTTGCAAGGCCTGACAAGACCTTCAAGCTGAGACTTCTCCATGGCACCTGACCTCTCCTGC
The Candidatus Woesearchaeota archaeon DNA segment above includes these coding regions:
- a CDS encoding transcriptional regulator yields the protein MTHVMPQEIEVWYLLPSIRKALAKSFVHDFQLKQKDAARLLGITEAAVSQYLKDKRGAEINFTIAEKDRIRKTARSIIDDGKNVMKLIYDLCASFRGSKTLCCIHRKHDKSLPKNCRICLGG
- a CDS encoding radical SAM protein, producing MLKIKDIKFIEQDGKVKVTVYNLFYKEFNKEELDEIGDYQIKENRISIGNLDDDAASKRFMRFFRRHKTELQFSLNGNKAVYVDEDLGLPLIGLNFLGIVDKGSEMIEVKPITNCNADCSFCSVNEGCSSNKQADFVVDVDYLIAETVKLLEFKGTPVSIWINPHGEPTLYAKLALYCDEMLSHELVSDIHIVTNGVLFNSPLTDCLSDIAERYGKEIKISVSMSGVGVERQEKSKHNKNGFMTSKLMMGSGYNIDVVLKNLNYAKERLPVMITPVWVNGMNDDDIKKLALLGKKLGLEVSIQKFCKNKRGRNPAPEISWDEFFENMKKLEEETGVKLLKPLGKIKETKELPMVCRKGDKVQVQVLCGGRYLNERIGALDGRAISLIGCSKDKGTIKATILQAKHNLYLGKC